The proteins below come from a single Brachyspira hampsonii genomic window:
- a CDS encoding HIRAN domain-containing protein, whose amino-acid sequence MDKNTEHITCLINHEESFKRIIINRNYKTKRYYIDFFVAGYKYNNGKDVIDLLLKNEPINLLRDITNPYDRFAIAIYDRSFDFRLGYVPSIISPLISYKLEDKRNKVYARIKNVKLDAIDECKIEIRVFIDIDKNKKKAV is encoded by the coding sequence ATGGATAAAAATACAGAACATATAACTTGTCTAATTAATCATGAAGAGAGTTTTAAAAGGATTATTATAAATAGGAATTACAAAACAAAAAGATATTATATAGATTTTTTTGTTGCAGGATATAAATACAATAATGGTAAAGATGTTATAGATTTATTACTTAAAAATGAGCCTATAAATTTGCTTCGTGATATAACAAATCCTTATGATAGATTTGCTATAGCCATTTACGACAGAAGTTTTGATTTCAGGTTAGGATATGTTCCAAGTATTATATCTCCTTTAATATCATACAAGTTAGAAGATAAGCGAAATAAAGTATATGCCAGAATAAAGAATGTAAAATTAGATGCTATAGATGAGTGTAAAATAGAAATAAGAGTATTTATAGATATAGATAAAAATAAGAAGAAAGCTGTATGA